The DNA segment AAACAGCTGAAATAAACAAAAAAAATGATTTAGAAAGTATAATGATCATAGATAGTGCTGTAAGAATTTCTTCGGAAAAAAATAATACTGTAAAATTAACCCCATTATCTAAAAATGGAGAATTTATTATCTTAGATTTAAAAAAAAATCTAGAAAAGAAAATACAAAAAATTGAAAAAAACAAAAGTCTTTATATTTTTTTTCCTGATATCGATAAAAATTTAGATGAAGATAAAAAAATTTTTTCACCATCAATATTCGATGTTTTTAGATTCATAATTAAAAATTATAAAAATAGTGAAAAAAGACAAAAAGCTATCTTTTTTGGAGGATTATTTTCCTATGATCTAATTGATAACTTTGAGTCATTACCATATTTAAAAAAAACACAAAAATGTCCAAATTTTTGTTTTTATTTAGCAGAAACTTTATTAGTTTTAGATCATCAAAAAAAAACATGTTTAATTCAAAATAGTTTATTTAGTAACAATCTAGATGAGGAAAAAAGAATTAACGAGAGAGGAAAAAAAATACAAAAAAAACTTGAAAAAAACCTGAGATCTATTCCTAAAAAACAAGTAAAAGAAATTTATTTAACTTCAAATATGAGCGACTCTCAATATTGTTCTATAATAAAAAAATTACAAGTCTTAATTCAAAAAGGTGAAATTTTTCAAGTAGTTCCTTCTCGAAAATTTTTTTTACCTTGTATAAATACATTGTCAGCATATCAAAAATTAAAAAAAAGCAATCCAAGTCCTTACATGTTTTTTATGCAAGATAAAGATTTTACATTATTTGGTGCTTCACCAGAAAGTTCTTTAAAATATGATGAAAAAACAAGACAAGTTGAACTATATCCTATAGCAGGTACTAGACCAAGAGGGAGACATAAAGATGGTACGCTAGATTTAGATCTAGATAGCAGAATTGAACTTGAAATGAGAACTAATCATAAAGAATTAGCTGAACATTTAATGTTAGTAGATTTAGCACGAAATGACCTTGCACGTATTTGCGAACCAGGTTCAAGATATGTATCTGATTTAGTAAGAGTTGATAAATATTCACATGTAATGCATTTGGTATCAAGAGTTGTTGGTAAACTAAAATCAGGATTAGATGCACTTCATGCATATTCATCCTGTATGAATATGGGTACCNNNNNNNNNNNNNNNNNNNNNNNNNNNNNNNNNNNNNNNNNTTTACTGATTCGGGAAATTTAGACACATGTATTACAATACGTTCGGCCTATGTGGAAAAAAATATAGCTACAATACAAGCTGGAGCAGGAATTGTTTTTAATTCTATCCCTGAAGATGAAGTAAAAGAAAGTTTAAATAAAGCTCAAGCTGTTATAAATGCTATAAAAAAAGCACATAATTTTTAATTTAAGGAATTTTTTCAAAAAATGGCAAATATTTTACTTTTAGATAATATAGATTCCTTTACTTATAATCTTGTAGAACAATTAAGAAATCAAAAAAATCAAGTTTTGATTTATCGTAACACAGTAGATATAGAAGTAATTCTAAATTCACTTAAAAAACTAAAAAATCCTATCTTGATGTTATCACCAGGACCGAGTATTCCCCAACATGCTGGATGTATGTTAAATTTAATTAAAAAGGTAAAAGGTTATATACCTATAATAGGAATTTGTTTAGGTCATCAGGCGATAGTAGAAGCTTATGGAGGCATGATTGATTACGCAGGTGAAATATTCCATGGAAAAGCATCTTTAATCAATCACGATGGTTTAGAGATGTTTAGAGGCATACCTCAACCATTACCAGTTGCAAGGTATCACTCCCTTGTTGTATGTCAAGATATTCCTAAAAATTTTATAATAAATTCCTTTTTCAACAAAATGGTTATGTCTGTAAGAAATAATTTAGATCGTGTATGTGGTTTTCAGTTCCATCCTGAATCTATTTTAACTACGTGTGGTGATCAAATGTTAAAACAAATTATCAGCTGGGCATCTTTAAAATATATTGAAAAACAATAAAATTAAATTAAAAATATCTTTTTAAGAATATAGATTCTGAAAAGAAGGGATTGAACATTCTAAATTTTAAAAATGTGTAATATGCAATTGCAATATCTTAAAAAATATAATGTCTTAAAAAATGAAAAATAGATTTTTTAAACAAAACTTTAGAGTTTTATTCTATTTTTACTCTTTAACTTCAAAAAAAACTCAATAAAATAAAAAAAGAATTTAAATTGAATATAAGGAGTAATTAAATTTTACAAATAGATCTAATCATAAAT comes from the Buchnera aphidicola (Lipaphis pseudobrassicae) genome and includes:
- a CDS encoding anthranilate synthase component 1, which gives rise to MKKSPCEIRIIQKKAKYHPDPTIIFNHLCQLKPATLLLETAEINKKNDLESIMIIDSAVRISSEKNNTVKLTPLSKNGEFIILDLKKNLEKKIQKIEKNKSLYIFFPDIDKNLDEDKKIFSPSIFDVFRFIIKNYKNSEKRQKAIFFGGLFSYDLIDNFESLPYLKKTQKCPNFCFYLAETLLVLDHQKKTCLIQNSLFSNNLDEEKRINERGKKIQKKLEKNLRSIPKKQVKEIYLTSNMSDSQYCSIIKKLQVLIQKGEIFQVVPSRKFFLPCINTLSAYQKLKKSNPSPYMFFMQDKDFTLFGASPESSLKYDEKTRQVELYPIAGTRPRGRHKDGTLDLDLDSRIELEMRTNHKELAEHLMLVDLARNDLARICEPGSRYVSDLVRVDKYSHVMHLVSRVVGKLKSGLDALHAYSSCMNMGT
- a CDS encoding chorismate-binding protein translates to FTDSGNLDTCITIRSAYVEKNIATIQAGAGIVFNSIPEDEVKESLNKAQAVINAIKKAHNF
- a CDS encoding glutamine amidotransferase-related protein; the encoded protein is MANILLLDNIDSFTYNLVEQLRNQKNQVLIYRNTVDIEVILNSLKKLKNPILMLSPGPSIPQHAGCMLNLIKKVKGYIPIIGICLGHQAIVEAYGGMIDYAGEIFHGKASLINHDGLEMFRGIPQPLPVARYHSLVVCQDIPKNFIINSFFNKMVMSVRNNLDRVCGFQFHPESILTTCGDQMLKQIISWASLKYIEKQ